The genomic window AAACTTGAAACAATAGACCGACCGATTTTCTAAAATGAACGATTCCGTTTCACTTCTGCATTTCACCATCGCGGTTCCGATCGTAGCGGCGTTTCTGACGCTGTACATGGGGCGTTTCGGCAGGCCCGGAGCTCAGACCGTGGCCATTGCTGGCTTCGCCATCCCTGCAATCCTGGCTTTGATCGCTTGGGCCATTTACCAGCCGTCCGTTCCGGGCGGATACGATTTCGTGACGCGTCACGACACCGGACTGGAAGTTGTCGGAATCAGTCTTCACCTCGGCCTAAATGGCGTTTCGCTTCCGCTTTTCGTCATGGCTGGCATCGTCGGTCTGGCAGCAGGCATCTACGCGGCCCAGTCCAAGGCGGAGAACCTACCGCGCTACTTGTTTTGCCTTCTCATAATGCAAGGCGGTTTGATGGGCGTTTTCGCTTCGATCGACATCTTCTTTTTCTACTTCTTCCACGAGCTCGCGTTGATCCCGACCTTCGTAATGATCGGAGTGTGGGGTGGACGTGATCGTGGCTACGCCGCCATGAAGATGACGATTTATCTGACCTTGGGAGCCATGCTTTCCTTGGCGGGATTGATCGCCCTCTATGTGAAGAGCGGAGCTGGATCGTTCGATCTCATCACCCTGAAGGCTCACCTCGCGGAAGCCCCGCTGGCGGAAACGGTGCAGCGCTACGCCTTCGGCCTGCTGTTGTTCGGCTTCGGCATTCTGGTATCGCTTTGGCCACTACACACCTGGGCGCCGCTCGGCTATGGCGCGGCTCCGAGCTCCGCCGCCATGCTGCACGCTGGCGTATTGAAAAAATTTGGACTCTACGGCTTGATTCAAGTCGCTGTTCCGCTGATCCCGGGAGGCGTCAGCCACTGGGAAAACTGGATCATCTGGCTCGCCCTAGGAAACGTGGTCATCATCGGATTGGTGACGATGGCCCAGCGCGATCTTAAGCAGATGCTCGGATACAGCTCGGTGATGCACATGGGCTACGCCTTCCTTGGCATCGCGGCTATGTCGGTGCTCGGCGCGGGAGCGGCAGTCATCATGATGGTTGCTCATGGGTTGACCGTGGCCTTGCTCTTCATGCTCGCCACGATGGTGCACCACCGCACCCAGACCTTCGAGATGGAGGAGATGGGCGGTCTTGCCAAGAAGGCTCCAGTGCTCTCGGCGTTTTTCGTATGCGGTATGATGGCCAGCATCGGCCTTCCCGGACCAGGCCTGGCGAACTTCTGGGGCGAGTTCGGAATCTTCCTCAGCCTTTGGCAGTTCAAGAGCTGGCTGGTTTTCGTAGCGGCGACCGGCATCGTGATTTCGGCGATCTACGGGCTGCGCGCCGTGGCCCGAGTGTTCTTTGGCCAGGAGAGCGACGAATTTCTCGAGTCGCAGAAGGAAGTCGCGGTCACCGATATGACCTGGGCGGAGCGCGTGCCAGCGATCATACTGATCATCATGCTTTTCTTCATCGGGTTCTTCCCGAAAACCGTCACCACGCCGCTCAACCAGGCTCTGGAGAGCGAAGCGGTCTACGCCTCCTCGGAGGTCGACGAATAGTCAATTTTTGGATACGCCATGGGAACTGAAACGATACAATCACTCGGCGAGATCGCTGGAACCAATACATGGGGGCTTATATTACCCGAGTTGACGCTGGGTATACTGGCGCTTGGGCTGCTCATGCTCGAAGTGTTCTTGCCCAAGTTCGCTCATGGAGCGATCCCTCGCCTCTCTATCGCCGGCCAATTGGTCGTGCTGGCCTATATCCTGTTTTGCCCGGCTGCAGTCGACGAGGGCAGCGTGGCGTTCGGCGGCATGATCGCCATCAATGGCGCGACCAACGCCCTGCGAATCTTCTTCCTGATCGCTTCGGTCTTCGTGACCTATCTCGCGATGGTCAGCTTCGAAAACAAGACGCTGGCTCGTATCGAGTATTTCGCGACGACTTTGGTCATCACCGGGGCCCTTTCGTTGATGTCGATGAGCAACCATTTCGTGATGCTCTTCGTCGCCCTGGAAACCGCCACCGTTGGATTCTACATCCTGGTTAGCTACTTCCGCACCAGCGCGCTTTCCCTCGAGGCGGGTCTGAAGTACTTGATCATGGGAGCGTTGAGCTCCGCCATACTGCTTTTCGGTATCGTGCTGCTCTACGGAGCTGCGGGAAATCCGATGCTGGAGGCCAGCACCACCGACGGCATGAACTTTCAGGAGTTGAAGGCGTTCCTCGCGGCGAACCCGACTGACACTCTAGCGGTGATCGGCATGTTGCTGGTGATTTCCGGAATCGCTTTCAAGATCGGAGCTTTCCCCTTTCAGATCTGGGTGCCGGACGTGTATCAAGGCGCCCCGCTGCCCACTACGGCGTTTCTCGCTATTTCCTCCAAGGCTGCGGGCTTCGCGGTGCTGCTAACTTTGACTGGCGTGTTCGCTCCGCTTTCCGACTGGTTGGTTCCGCTGCTGTCAGGCATCGCCGCTCTGACGATCCTCTTCGGCAACTTCGCCGCCTTGACCCAGCGCAAGCTCAAGCGAGTGATCGGACTCTCCGGTGTCTCGCACGCTGGCTTCTTGCTCATCGGCGTGGTCGCGGCCATGTCGATTCCTGAAGCCACGAATTGGGTGATCTTTTATCTCTTCGCCTACTTGCTTGGTTCGGTAGCGGTTTTCGGAGTCCTTGCTCACCTGCCTAAGGAGGTGGATGCGGAGCTCGATCTCGACGATTTGGGAGACCTCGCCAAGAAGAACGGCTTCCTTGGCATCGCCTTGGCGATCGGAATCGGTTCGCTGGCCGGCATTCCCCCGTTGGCTGGCTTTATCGGCAAGTTCCTGATTTTCGTGGCCGCTTTCAAGGCAGAGCTCTACACGCTGCTCGCGGTCGGTATCATCGGTGTGGTGATTTCGATCTACTACTACTTTGGCGTCATCAAAGCAGCCTTCTTCGACGTCTGGAATTTCGCCGACGAGGAGGAAGAGAAGGAGCCACAGGCTCAGCCGGGTGACTTCCTGACCACGCTCGGCAAGCTGGCCATCGGATTGGCGCTGCTCGGCTCGGTCGTTCTCGGTTTCTTCCAAGGCCCGCTTGGCGCCTGGCTCTCAGGACAATAAGTTGGTGCGGCTCAGTTTGTTTTAACGGGAAAGCCCGCCGAGAAAGGGCGGGCTTTCTTGCGAATTGAGTTGTCGTAGGCTTAGTTTCCGGTTCGTTTCCAGTTTACTGATTTTTGACAAACCCCGCCCTCGTTTATTCATGAAAGTTACAGGCATTGCTATCGTTCCCCCTAAGGAGGCCGAAGACGGCTTCAAAGTCACTCCGGAGCTTCTTGCCTCGGTGCTGGCTCGCTACTCGCGGAGCAACGAAGGCATCACCAACATCATGAAGAAGGTCGATTTGGACAACGCGGAGAAGTCGATCGATCGCATTCTCAAATTCGTCGACTATGGCCACGCCTCGATCGGAGGGTTGACGGGGGGAATAGCCATCGCGGTGGACGATGTTTCCATGTGGTTGGCCTTCAAGCTGTTCGAAGTTTCGCAGATGTGCGATGGCCAGGAGTCCAGCACCCGCTACATCGCTATGGATCCGCAGAACATTCCTACCCCCGACGAGGTGGGAATGCCTGTCGACATGGCGGAGGAATGGCTCGCTCTGGTGAGCGAGGCGTTCGAGTGCTACAATAGTGAATACGCGCGATTGGATCGAGTCGCGAAGGACGATCCCTCGATCGTGCGCGCTCCGGAGGGCACGCCGGAAAAGGTGCTCGCCCGCATGCGCAAGAACTACGCCCTCGACCGCGCCCGGTATTTCATCCCATTCGCGACCAAGACCAATCTCGCTCTGGTGATGTCGGCCCGCATGTGGGCCCAAACCATCAAGCACGTCGCGTCGCTTCCTCAGAAGGAAGCCCAAGTCGTCGCGGAAGCGCTGCGCAAGGAAGTGGCGAAATTCGCTCCACGTCTGGTCAAGCACAGCAAAGCGGAAAAGTCGTTTCTCGAGCAAGCCAATGCGGAACACAACCGCAGCATGGATCTGATGAAGTCGCGCCTGTCCATCGAGCATCTCGAAGACGAGGTTTGGGTGAAAGTGGACGACAGCGTGCCGCCGTTTCTCAAGGAGCGTCAGTCGATCGCCAATTCATTGAAGTATCGATCAAATCGATACGGCTACTGCGGCACCGCGATCCGTCGTATGCGCGTATCCTTCGCATGGAACAACATGGCCATCGCTGAATTGCGCGACCTGAACCGCCACCGCACCGGGCACCGCTATACGCCGTGTATCCAAGCGGGATACTACCTCGCTCCAGAGACGGACCGAGAAGCCTTTCGTCCCTTCCTCGAGCGTCAGAAAGCCTTTCTTGAAAAGCTGACCGAACGTGGCGAACCCGCCTACATCTACGGTTTGATGCTAGGAAGCCAGACCCCGTTCGAGCATTCCACCCATGCCGACAAGTTCATCTACGAAGCCGAACTGCGCACTGGGCTGGGGGCTCACTACCGCTACGCCGACCACCTAAGCAAGGCTTTGAAGCAATTCTACACCCAGGTGCCGGAAGCCCGCGATTGGGTGGTTGAAGGAACCGCGGAACCGGAATGATGAAGGGCCTGGTCCTAGGCTGCTTTATGGGAGTCTTGCTCTGTTTGGCTGGCTGCCGGTCAAGCGAGCCTCACATGGCCTACTCGGATAAGAAGGTATCCACCAGCGTGATACGGCCGAGCGAAGCGAAGTACGAATCCGCAACGGTGATTTCGGCGGACCGGATTCGGACCAAGAAGATCGAAGCGGACCTCCGGGAAAAGGCCGTGTTGCCGAGCCAAGA from Pelagicoccus sp. SDUM812003 includes these protein-coding regions:
- a CDS encoding NADH-quinone oxidoreductase subunit M — encoded protein: MNDSVSLLHFTIAVPIVAAFLTLYMGRFGRPGAQTVAIAGFAIPAILALIAWAIYQPSVPGGYDFVTRHDTGLEVVGISLHLGLNGVSLPLFVMAGIVGLAAGIYAAQSKAENLPRYLFCLLIMQGGLMGVFASIDIFFFYFFHELALIPTFVMIGVWGGRDRGYAAMKMTIYLTLGAMLSLAGLIALYVKSGAGSFDLITLKAHLAEAPLAETVQRYAFGLLLFGFGILVSLWPLHTWAPLGYGAAPSSAAMLHAGVLKKFGLYGLIQVAVPLIPGGVSHWENWIIWLALGNVVIIGLVTMAQRDLKQMLGYSSVMHMGYAFLGIAAMSVLGAGAAVIMMVAHGLTVALLFMLATMVHHRTQTFEMEEMGGLAKKAPVLSAFFVCGMMASIGLPGPGLANFWGEFGIFLSLWQFKSWLVFVAATGIVISAIYGLRAVARVFFGQESDEFLESQKEVAVTDMTWAERVPAIILIIMLFFIGFFPKTVTTPLNQALESEAVYASSEVDE
- a CDS encoding NADH-quinone oxidoreductase subunit N; this translates as MGTETIQSLGEIAGTNTWGLILPELTLGILALGLLMLEVFLPKFAHGAIPRLSIAGQLVVLAYILFCPAAVDEGSVAFGGMIAINGATNALRIFFLIASVFVTYLAMVSFENKTLARIEYFATTLVITGALSLMSMSNHFVMLFVALETATVGFYILVSYFRTSALSLEAGLKYLIMGALSSAILLFGIVLLYGAAGNPMLEASTTDGMNFQELKAFLAANPTDTLAVIGMLLVISGIAFKIGAFPFQIWVPDVYQGAPLPTTAFLAISSKAAGFAVLLTLTGVFAPLSDWLVPLLSGIAALTILFGNFAALTQRKLKRVIGLSGVSHAGFLLIGVVAAMSIPEATNWVIFYLFAYLLGSVAVFGVLAHLPKEVDAELDLDDLGDLAKKNGFLGIALAIGIGSLAGIPPLAGFIGKFLIFVAAFKAELYTLLAVGIIGVVISIYYYFGVIKAAFFDVWNFADEEEEKEPQAQPGDFLTTLGKLAIGLALLGSVVLGFFQGPLGAWLSGQ
- a CDS encoding FAD-dependent thymidylate synthase, with the protein product MKVTGIAIVPPKEAEDGFKVTPELLASVLARYSRSNEGITNIMKKVDLDNAEKSIDRILKFVDYGHASIGGLTGGIAIAVDDVSMWLAFKLFEVSQMCDGQESSTRYIAMDPQNIPTPDEVGMPVDMAEEWLALVSEAFECYNSEYARLDRVAKDDPSIVRAPEGTPEKVLARMRKNYALDRARYFIPFATKTNLALVMSARMWAQTIKHVASLPQKEAQVVAEALRKEVAKFAPRLVKHSKAEKSFLEQANAEHNRSMDLMKSRLSIEHLEDEVWVKVDDSVPPFLKERQSIANSLKYRSNRYGYCGTAIRRMRVSFAWNNMAIAELRDLNRHRTGHRYTPCIQAGYYLAPETDREAFRPFLERQKAFLEKLTERGEPAYIYGLMLGSQTPFEHSTHADKFIYEAELRTGLGAHYRYADHLSKALKQFYTQVPEARDWVVEGTAEPE